CCAGCGCCCACCGTGACGCCTGTTGCCTCGTCAATGAGGATGAAAGACCCAGTCGTGCGGTTCTTGGAGTACGGGTCGCACAACAACGGGACCGTGGTGCGCAACTGTACGCGTGCGATCTCGTTGACACCGATCTCCTTGGTCTCCTGATCGCGGTGCAGCGTATTCACGTCCAGGCGGTACTGAATGTCCTTCACCAGCGCACGACCCACCCGCGTCGTGTGCTTGATGGCCAGCTTCTGCCGCGGCTTCAGCGGCTCCGTGGTCATCCAACAGATCATCGCGTCGATGTCCTGGCTCGGCTTCGGGGCATTCGCCGGTCGGCAGATCATGTCGCCGCGAGAGACGTCGACGTCGTCCTCGAGGCGGACCGTCACGGACATGGGCGGGTAGGCCTCGGTGATCTCCTTCTCGTGGAGATCAATGCCGGCGATCTTGCTGGTCATGCCGGACGGCAGGACGAGGACATCGTCCCCGGGCTTGAGCACGCCGCCGGCCACCATGCCGCCGTACCCGCGGTAGTCGTGGTGGGCGTCCGACTTCGGTCGGATGACGTACTGCACCGGGAAGCGTGCGTCGACCAGGTCGCGGTCGGAGGCCACGTGCACGTGCTCGAGGTGATGCATGAGCGAGGGACCCTTGTACCAGTCCATGTGCTCGCTGCGGTTGACGACGTTGTCGCCTTTGAGAGCCGAGATCGGGATGATCTCGAGGTCAGGGATCGAGAGCTTCGTGGCAAACGCCGTGAACTCCTCGTGGATCTTGTTGTAGATGCTCTCGTCGTAGTCGACCAGGTCCATCTTGTTCACCGCGAGCACCAGGTGGGGGACCCGCAGCAGCGACAGGATCACCGCGTGGCGGCGAGACTGCTCGGTCAGGCCCTGACGGGCGTCGACAAGCACGAGACCGAGGTCGGCGGTCGAGGCGCCGGTGACCATGTTGCGCGTGTACTGCACGTGGCCGGGGGTGTCCGCGATGATGAACTTCCGCGCGGGGGTGGCGAAGTAGCGGTAGGCGACATCGATCGTGATGCCCTGCTCCCGCTCGGAGCGAAGACCGTCGGTGAGCAGCGCAAGGTCGGTGTAGTCGTAGCCGCGCGACTTCGACGTCGACTCCACGGCCTCGAGCTGGTCCTCGAAGATCGACTTGGAGTCAAGCAGAAGTCGTCCGATGAGAGTGGACTTGCCGTCGTCGACCGAGCCGGCGGTGGCGAAACGGAGCAGGTCCATCAGAAGTAGCCTTCCTTCTTGCGGTCTTCCATGGCTGCCTCGGAGAAGCGGTCGTCACCACGGGTGGCGCCTCGCTCGGTGACCCGGGCGATGGCGATCTCTTCGATGATCTCGGGGATGGTGCTGGCTGTGCTCTCCACGCAGCCGGTGAGGGTGAGGTCGCCGACGGTCCGGAAGCGGACGGTCTTCTCCTCGACGGTCTCGCCCTGCTTGGTGGGGTTGTGCTCGCTCTCGCTCAGCAGCATGCCGTCGCGCTGGAAGACGCGGCGCTGGTGGCTGAAGTAGATGTTGGGGATCTCGATGTTCTCGCGACCGATGTAGTCCCAGACGTCGAGTTCGGTCCAGTTCGAGATCGGGAAGATGCGCATGTGCTCACCCTCGTGGAGACGCCCGTTGTAGAGGCTCCACAGCTCGGGGCGCTGCATCTTCGGGTCCCACTGACCGAACTCGTCGCGGTGAGAGTAGACACGCTCCTTGGCGCGGGCCTTCTCCTCGTCGCGACGACCGCCGCCGAAGGCCGCGGTGAAGCCGCCCTCCTCAAGGGCGTGCAGCAGCGTGCCGATCTGGAGACGGTTGCGCGAGGTCTTGCCGTCGTCGACGACGGTGCCGTCCTTGATGGCCTCCTCGACGCTCGCGACGATCAGGCGGACGCCGAGGCGGTCGACCCAGTGGTCGCGGGTCTCGAGCACCTCGGGGAAGTCGTAGCCGGTGTCGACCTGCAGCACCGGGAACGGGATCTTCGCCGGGTAGAAGGCCTTTTCGGCGAGACGCATCATGACGATGGAGTCCTTGCCGCCGGAGAACATGAGGACCGGCTTCTCGAACTCGGCGGCGACCTCACGGAAGATGTGGATCGACTCCGCTTCCAACTCATCGAGCTGGCTCAGCCGGTAGTCGGCGTGCGTTGCTGTCATCAGGGGTGAAGACCTCTCTTGGGACCAGCGGCCATGCTACCCATCACCAGGGTCGTGCGCGGACCATGCCCGCCCCCGCCGCACGGAAATGACGATCACCGGTGATTCGGACGTCCGAGTTCTCTGAGGAGCTCGGCCAGTGCCTGCTCGCTGGCGCCCCCCAGATCGTTGACCGGCTCGAGCGAGGAAACCTCGCCAACGCCTCTCGGCGAGTCCGCGCTCTCGTGAAGGCTCTCGGGTCGGCGGACTCGCAGCACACGCCAGCCGCGCGCGAGTGGGCCGTCGAAGTCTTTGTGCGGATTGTCGGCCACATAGACGAGGTCCGGTCCGCTGAGCCCGAGAGCGAGCTCTACCTCCTCGAAACAGCGCTGGTCAGGCTTGCTCGTGCCCAGCTCGGCCGTAACAATCAGGGCGGCCGCCCCTCCGAGACCCAAAGCCTCGCACTTGGCGCGCTGACTGACCGCCGGGCCGTCGG
This DNA window, taken from Nocardioides sp. HDW12B, encodes the following:
- a CDS encoding HAD family hydrolase: MIRGVVLDVDDTVYLERDYVRSGFEAVGSWADTSLGVSGVSAVAWRLFESGVRGRTLTNALAQQGVEVTPSVRDEAIAVYRSHRPRIEPLPDTRIFLDRLRRPWGVVTDGPAVSQRAKCEALGLGGAAALIVTAELGTSKPDQRCFEEVELALGLSGPDLVYVADNPHKDFDGPLARGWRVLRVRRPESLHESADSPRGVGEVSSLEPVNDLGGASEQALAELLRELGRPNHR
- the cysD gene encoding sulfate adenylyltransferase subunit CysD — translated: MTATHADYRLSQLDELEAESIHIFREVAAEFEKPVLMFSGGKDSIVMMRLAEKAFYPAKIPFPVLQVDTGYDFPEVLETRDHWVDRLGVRLIVASVEEAIKDGTVVDDGKTSRNRLQIGTLLHALEEGGFTAAFGGGRRDEEKARAKERVYSHRDEFGQWDPKMQRPELWSLYNGRLHEGEHMRIFPISNWTELDVWDYIGRENIEIPNIYFSHQRRVFQRDGMLLSESEHNPTKQGETVEEKTVRFRTVGDLTLTGCVESTASTIPEIIEEIAIARVTERGATRGDDRFSEAAMEDRKKEGYF
- a CDS encoding GTP-binding protein — its product is MDLLRFATAGSVDDGKSTLIGRLLLDSKSIFEDQLEAVESTSKSRGYDYTDLALLTDGLRSEREQGITIDVAYRYFATPARKFIIADTPGHVQYTRNMVTGASTADLGLVLVDARQGLTEQSRRHAVILSLLRVPHLVLAVNKMDLVDYDESIYNKIHEEFTAFATKLSIPDLEIIPISALKGDNVVNRSEHMDWYKGPSLMHHLEHVHVASDRDLVDARFPVQYVIRPKSDAHHDYRGYGGMVAGGVLKPGDDVLVLPSGMTSKIAGIDLHEKEITEAYPPMSVTVRLEDDVDVSRGDMICRPANAPKPSQDIDAMICWMTTEPLKPRQKLAIKHTTRVGRALVKDIQYRLDVNTLHRDQETKEIGVNEIARVQLRTTVPLLCDPYSKNRTTGSFILIDEATGVTVGAGMINSGN